CTGGCGGGCGGCTGCCCGTTCCAGGCCGGCATGGCCGGCTTTACCACGGCATTTTCCAGCATCGACCAGAAGCTGCAAAAGCCCGAGGACAAAGTGCGCGGCAAGCCGGAGCTGTTTGCCGACCACTACTCGCAGGCGCGCCTGTTCTGGATCAGCCAGACGCCGTCCGAACAAACCCACATCATCAATGCCTACCGCTTCGAATTGAGCCGGGTGACGGTGCCCGCGATCCGCGTGCGCCTGCTCTCGATGCTGGCCAATGTCGATCCGGTACTGGCCGAAGGCGTGGCGACGGGCCTGGGCCTGGACGTGCCGGCGCCGATGCCGCTGGCCACCAATGCTACCCCGCCGGAGTACGCGCCGTCACCAGCGCTGTCGCTGCTGGCGCGCCCCGGTTCGCTCGGTGTGACCGGCCGCAAGGTCGCGATTATTGCCTCCCATGGCGTCGATGCCGCCGGGGTGCAGGCCGTGTACGCGGACCTGTTGAAGGCTGGTGCGGTGCCGCGCGTGGTCGGTCCATACCTTGGCCAGCTGAAAGCGGCCGATGGCAGTGCGCTCGACGTGGAAATCTCGTTCGAGGCAGGTCCTGCCGTGCTGTACGATGCGGTGGTCATTGCCGACGGCGCGGGCAGCGCCAAGTCGCTGCAGGCGGAAGCCATCGCACTGGACTTCGTGCGCCAGCAGTACAACCACTGCAAACCGATCCTGGCCATCGGCGCTGGCGCCGACGTGCTGAAAAAACTTGGTGTGCAGGCCAAGCTGCCAAGCGGCCAGGGCGATCCGTCGCTGTGGATCGTCGATGCCGGCAGCGTGACGACGGCGCTGGCCGAGTTCAAGGCGGCACTGGGCGCGCACCGTAACTTCCAGCGTGAAGCCGAAGGTTCGATGGTGTAAGCGCGATTGGAACATGAGGCGCCGCCGCAGCGATGCGGCGGCGTTTTTTTTGTGCCTGGTTTTCTGTAAGCTCCCTCACTTCCGGGCAGTCGTCAAATCGCGTGCGCAGGCTCATCATAGTAATATGCAACATACTGGCTGTCGCAGTTCAGCTTACCCTGTCAAAAAATACTAAAAGAACTGGCCCCGATGGACGTTTACGCCCCTCAAGTCTGGCAACCGCATGAGCGCCCCACCTTGCCCGGGTCGCCGTCCAGCCCGCACCATTCCTTCCCGCGCCGCGTGGCGTTTTTCGTCATCGGCTTCATCGTCGCCATCACCGGCGGCCTCGGTAACGCACTGGTCATCGTCAACCTGCCGTACCTGCAAGGCTCGCTGGGCGTGTTCTCGGCTGAAATTCAATGGCTGCCGGCCGCCTACGTCATGGCCAACGTCTCCATGAACCTGCTGCTGGTGAAGTTCCGCCAGCAGTACGGGCTGCGGCTCTTTACCGAACTGTTTTTGGTGCTGTACGCGCTGGCGACGGTGGCCCACCTGTTCGTGCACGGGCTGGCGTCGGCAATTGCCGTGCGCGCGGCCCACGGCATGAGTGGCGCCGCGCTGACCACGCTGGGCCTGTACTACGTGCTGCAGGCGTTTCCCGCCCAGCACCGTGTGAAAGGCGTGGTGCTGGGGATCGGTTTCTCGCAACTGGCCACGCCCATGGCGCGGCTGTTTTCCACCAACCTGATGGAAATCGCCGAGTGGCGCGGCCTGTATTTTTTCGAACTGGGACTGGCGCTGCTGTCGCTCGGCTGCGTGCTGTACCTGAAACTGCCGCCGGGCGACCGTATCAGGGCGTTCGAGAAAATGGATTTCGTCACGTTCGGCCTGTTCGCGCCCGGCGTGGCGCTGCTGTCGGCCGTGCTGGCGCTGGGGCGCACCGTGTGGTGGTTCGAGTCGCGCTGGCTGGGCCTGTGCCTGGTGGGCGCCATCGTGCTCATTTCCGCCGCGCTGCTGATCGAGCATAACCGCGCGCGCCCGCTGATCAACACGCGCTGGCTCACCACCGGCAACATGACGCGCCTGGCCCTGTCGGTGCTGCTGATCCGCATCGTGCAGTCGGAGGCCAACGGCACCGTGGGCTTCCTGCAGACGCTGGGCCTCAATAACGACCAGATGCAGATGCTGTGGATCGTGGTGATGGCCGGCGCCGTGCTGGGCATGCTGGTGAGTGCGTGGACCATCACGCCGGCGCGTATTCCTGCGCAGCTGATGTTCTCGCTGGTGGTGATGGCGATCGGCGCCTACATGGATGCACACGCTACCAACCTCACGCGCCCGGCCGACATGTATATCAGCCAGTTCCTGCTGGGCTTTGGCGGCGCGTTCTTCATCGGTCCCACGTTCGTCTCGGGCTTCGGCGCGGTGGTGGCCGCGCCCAACAACCTGGTGAGCTTCTCGGTGATGTTCTCGATCACGCAGACGCTGGGCAGCCTGCTGGGCAGCGCCATCGTCGGCACGTTCCAGGTGGCACGCGAAAAATACCATTCCAGCCTGCTGACCGAACACCTCACGCTCCTGAACCCGCTGGTGGCCGCGCGCATCCAGAACGGCGGCGCGGCGCTCGGCGGCGTGGTGGGCGACCCGGCCGTGCGCAGCGCCCAGGGCGTGGCGTCGCTGGGGGCGGCGGCCACGCGCGAGGCCAATATCCTGGCCTACAACGACGTGTTCCTGATGGTGACCGTGATTGCGCTGCTCACGCTGGCGTGGATGCTGGCGCGCTACCTGTGGAGCATCTGCACGGTGTGCCCGCCGAGCCTGTTCCAGGGCGCCCAGACCGGCATCGCCGCCGTCTCCCTGACCAATTCCGAATCCCGATAATTTTTCGCAAACACCATGGCCGACCATACTCCCGACAATCCCCCGCCTTCCGACAAACATGTGGCCGAAGTAGCGGCCGCTGCCGCCACGGCCGCCGTGGCCAGCACCAGGGAAGAGCCGCCGCCGCACCGGCGCGCGCAGATCATCTCCACCATCGCCTTTGCCCTGATCGCGCTGATGGGCGTGCTGGTGGTGCTGTACGCGTGGCGGCTGCCGCCGTTCACCACGCCCATCGTCTCCACCGAGAATGCGCTGGTGCGTGGCCAGGTAACGCTGATCGGCACCCAGATCGCCGGCTATGTCACCGAGGTCAATGTGCAGGACTTCCAGTTCGTCAAAAAGGACGAACTGCTGGCCAAGATCGACGACCGTATCTACCAGCAGCGCTACGACCAGGCGCAGGCGCAGCTGGCCGCGCAAAAGGCCGCGCTGGCCAACTGGGAGCAGTCGCACCGCACGGCCGAAGCGGGCGTGGTGCTCAATCAGGCGGTGCTGGCCAATGCCCAGGCCCAGGCCATGAAGTCGCAGGCGGATTTGAAACGGGTGGACTCGCTGGCCGAAGACGGCTCGCTGTCGCTGCGCGAACAGGATGCCTCGCGCGCGGTGCAGGCGCAAACCGCCGCTGCCGTGGCGCAGGCACGCGCCAATCTCGACATCGCCAAGCAGCAGGTGCGCTCGGTCACCGTCAACAAGCAGTCGCTGGAAGCGGCCGTGGACAACGCCGCCGCCGCGCTCAAGGCCGCGAAGGTGGACCTGGAGAACACCCGCATCGTCGCGCCCGAAGACGGCCAGCTGGGCCAGGTCACGGTGCGCAAGGGCGCGTACGTCAACACCGGCGCCCAGTTGATGGGACTGGTGCCGCGCCAGTTGTGGGTCATCGCCAACTTGAAGGAAACCCAGATGAACCGCGTGCGCGTGGGCCAGAGCGTGACCTTCAAGGTCGATGCGCTCGACGGCGCGCAGCTGACCGGGCAGGTCGAGCGCATTTCGCCGGCCACCGGTTCGGAATTCTCGGTGCTGCCGGCCGATAACGCCACCGGCAATTACGTCAAGATCGCCCAGCGCATCCCGGTGCGCATCCGCATCGACGCCGGCCAGGCGCGCGCGCAGCGGCTGGCGCCCGGCATGTCGGTGATCGTCAGCATCGACACGTCGGCGGTGCTCAACGATGCCGACGAGGGAGGGCAGCCATGATGGGCAGCGTGATCAGGCTGACGGCGCTGGCGACTGCGCTGGCGCTGGCCGGCTGCGCGGCCACCGTGGCGCCGCCGCCGGCGTCAAACCTGCAAATGCCGGCGGCG
This is a stretch of genomic DNA from Duganella zoogloeoides. It encodes these proteins:
- a CDS encoding MFS transporter codes for the protein MDVYAPQVWQPHERPTLPGSPSSPHHSFPRRVAFFVIGFIVAITGGLGNALVIVNLPYLQGSLGVFSAEIQWLPAAYVMANVSMNLLLVKFRQQYGLRLFTELFLVLYALATVAHLFVHGLASAIAVRAAHGMSGAALTTLGLYYVLQAFPAQHRVKGVVLGIGFSQLATPMARLFSTNLMEIAEWRGLYFFELGLALLSLGCVLYLKLPPGDRIRAFEKMDFVTFGLFAPGVALLSAVLALGRTVWWFESRWLGLCLVGAIVLISAALLIEHNRARPLINTRWLTTGNMTRLALSVLLIRIVQSEANGTVGFLQTLGLNNDQMQMLWIVVMAGAVLGMLVSAWTITPARIPAQLMFSLVVMAIGAYMDAHATNLTRPADMYISQFLLGFGGAFFIGPTFVSGFGAVVAAPNNLVSFSVMFSITQTLGSLLGSAIVGTFQVAREKYHSSLLTEHLTLLNPLVAARIQNGGAALGGVVGDPAVRSAQGVASLGAAATREANILAYNDVFLMVTVIALLTLAWMLARYLWSICTVCPPSLFQGAQTGIAAVSLTNSESR
- a CDS encoding HlyD family secretion protein: MADHTPDNPPPSDKHVAEVAAAAATAAVASTREEPPPHRRAQIISTIAFALIALMGVLVVLYAWRLPPFTTPIVSTENALVRGQVTLIGTQIAGYVTEVNVQDFQFVKKDELLAKIDDRIYQQRYDQAQAQLAAQKAALANWEQSHRTAEAGVVLNQAVLANAQAQAMKSQADLKRVDSLAEDGSLSLREQDASRAVQAQTAAAVAQARANLDIAKQQVRSVTVNKQSLEAAVDNAAAALKAAKVDLENTRIVAPEDGQLGQVTVRKGAYVNTGAQLMGLVPRQLWVIANLKETQMNRVRVGQSVTFKVDALDGAQLTGQVERISPATGSEFSVLPADNATGNYVKIAQRIPVRIRIDAGQARAQRLAPGMSVIVSIDTSAVLNDADEGGQP